A stretch of the Halomonas sp. CH40 genome encodes the following:
- a CDS encoding enoyl-CoA hydratase-related protein: MAYSSLELHDNGVAWLLLNRPDVHNAFDDHLIAELNAHLGKLHALADAGDVRVVVLGSEGKSFSAGADLNWMKRMVDYSLDDNLADSRKLSALMHGLDTLPCPTLCRVQGAAFGGAVGLAACCDVVIASEKARFCLSEVRIGLSPAVISPYVQRALGERQMRRYALTAEVMDAATALNLGLAHQVVAPDALNDAVDSMLETLLGGSPQAQRATKALLASVAKASDADTTREHTCQVIARLRVSNEGQEGLASFFDKRRPAWTAPHNTTTNAAEPRS; the protein is encoded by the coding sequence GTGGCTTATTCCTCACTTGAACTTCACGACAATGGCGTTGCCTGGCTGCTACTCAACCGCCCGGACGTTCACAACGCCTTTGATGACCATCTGATTGCTGAACTCAACGCCCATCTGGGAAAACTGCATGCCCTGGCAGATGCAGGTGACGTGCGGGTCGTCGTACTGGGCTCTGAAGGCAAGAGTTTTTCGGCGGGCGCTGACCTTAACTGGATGAAGCGCATGGTCGATTACTCCCTAGACGATAATCTGGCCGATTCGCGCAAACTGTCTGCCCTGATGCATGGCCTGGATACCCTGCCCTGCCCGACCCTCTGCCGGGTACAAGGCGCGGCGTTTGGCGGTGCTGTTGGGCTAGCTGCCTGCTGTGATGTCGTGATTGCCTCCGAAAAGGCCCGATTCTGCCTGTCAGAAGTCAGGATTGGCCTGTCGCCTGCAGTCATCAGCCCCTATGTGCAGCGTGCCCTGGGCGAGCGTCAGATGCGCCGTTATGCGCTGACGGCGGAAGTCATGGATGCCGCCACTGCGCTGAATCTTGGCTTGGCGCATCAGGTAGTGGCTCCTGACGCCCTGAACGATGCCGTCGATAGCATGCTGGAAACTCTGCTCGGCGGATCGCCTCAGGCCCAGCGCGCCACCAAGGCGCTGCTTGCCAGCGTCGCCAAGGCTTCCGATGCTGACACCACTCGAGAACACACCTGCCAGGTCATTGCCCGCCTGCGCGTCAGTAATGAAGGCCAGGAAGGGCTGGCAAGCTTTTTCGACAAGCGCCGCCCGGCCTGGACGGCCCCTCACAACACAACGACAAACGCTGCGGAGCCACGCTCATGA
- a CDS encoding acetyl/propionyl/methylcrotonyl-CoA carboxylase subunit alpha: MPQHVRFDTLLVANRGEIACRVMRTARRMGLKTVAVYSDADANARHVREADEAVRIGPAAARDSYLDVNAVVEAAKRTGSGAIHPGYGFLSENGAFVEALDKAGITFVGPPASAIAAMGDKSSAKARMHAAGVPLVPGYHGNDQDDALLKAEADKIGYPVMLKASAGGGGKGMRVVESTEAFQAALDGCRRESKAAFGDDRMLIEKYLVQPRHVEVQVFCDSHGSGVYLFERDCSVQRRHQKVLEEAPAPGITLELRAAMGDAAVRAAQEINYVGAGTVEFLLDADGSFYFMEMNTRLQVEHPVTEMITGQDLVEWQLRVAMGEALPLSQDALTITGHSFEARLYAEDPEQDFLPATGTLTRFALDLKGAGLGTDQVRLDSGVESGDVVSMHYDPMLAKLIVHGVDRNAALATLNRALAALDVQGVVTNRAFLQRLSTHPGFKNVELDTRFIERNEATLFAPRQYRVEEYASAALIGLGQLAHECESDSPWDRHDGFRLNAPHTIRIALCDPDHAKDDTSDQIVVVEGTRANGAAPWQLTFNGGNVDGQTLKASLQQLAGDAVAVTLDGHRQRLQARLVGDERNLVVLSDPAGETRLFWRRIDAIDHGHHEAESTLTAPMHGTVVTLLVEPNQAVEKGMPLMVMEAMKMEHTMTAPADGHVAAFHFSAGDTVGQGDVLLEFAADD, from the coding sequence ATGCCACAACACGTCCGATTCGACACCTTGTTAGTGGCTAACCGCGGCGAGATTGCCTGCCGTGTGATGCGTACCGCTCGTCGTATGGGCCTGAAAACCGTGGCGGTTTATTCGGATGCCGACGCCAACGCCCGCCATGTGCGTGAGGCGGATGAAGCGGTGCGTATCGGCCCGGCCGCCGCCCGCGACAGCTACCTGGATGTGAACGCCGTGGTGGAAGCGGCCAAGCGCACCGGCAGCGGTGCGATTCACCCTGGCTACGGCTTCCTTTCGGAAAACGGTGCCTTTGTGGAAGCCCTCGACAAGGCCGGCATTACCTTTGTTGGCCCGCCCGCCTCAGCCATTGCCGCCATGGGTGATAAATCTTCTGCCAAGGCGCGTATGCATGCCGCTGGCGTGCCGCTGGTGCCGGGCTACCACGGCAATGATCAGGATGACGCCCTGCTCAAAGCCGAAGCCGACAAGATTGGCTATCCGGTGATGCTCAAGGCCAGCGCCGGTGGCGGCGGTAAGGGCATGCGGGTCGTTGAATCCACTGAGGCCTTCCAGGCTGCGCTGGATGGCTGCCGTCGCGAATCCAAAGCCGCTTTCGGCGATGACCGCATGCTGATCGAGAAATACCTGGTGCAGCCCCGCCATGTGGAAGTTCAGGTGTTCTGCGACAGTCACGGCAGCGGGGTTTACCTGTTTGAACGCGACTGCTCGGTGCAGCGTCGTCACCAGAAAGTCCTCGAAGAAGCCCCGGCGCCTGGCATAACACTCGAATTACGCGCCGCCATGGGCGACGCCGCTGTACGCGCCGCTCAGGAAATCAATTATGTGGGCGCGGGCACCGTCGAATTCCTTCTCGACGCTGATGGTTCTTTCTATTTTATGGAAATGAACACCCGTCTGCAGGTAGAGCATCCGGTCACCGAGATGATCACCGGTCAGGATCTGGTTGAATGGCAACTGCGGGTGGCCATGGGCGAGGCACTGCCGCTTTCCCAGGACGCCCTGACCATTACCGGCCACAGCTTTGAAGCCCGGCTTTACGCTGAAGACCCGGAACAGGACTTCCTGCCGGCCACTGGCACCCTGACCCGCTTCGCGCTTGACCTGAAAGGCGCTGGGCTGGGCACGGATCAGGTACGTCTGGACAGCGGCGTGGAAAGCGGCGACGTGGTGTCCATGCATTACGATCCTATGCTGGCCAAGCTGATTGTGCATGGCGTTGACCGCAATGCAGCGCTGGCGACGCTGAACCGCGCCCTGGCGGCGCTGGATGTTCAGGGTGTCGTAACCAACCGGGCATTTCTGCAGCGATTATCCACCCACCCCGGCTTCAAGAACGTTGAGCTTGATACGCGTTTTATCGAGCGTAATGAAGCCACCCTGTTTGCGCCCCGCCAGTACCGGGTCGAGGAATACGCCAGCGCAGCGCTGATTGGCCTGGGCCAGTTGGCCCATGAGTGCGAAAGCGACTCCCCCTGGGATCGGCATGACGGCTTTCGTCTGAACGCCCCGCATACCATCCGGATTGCGCTGTGCGACCCGGATCATGCCAAGGACGATACGTCAGACCAGATAGTGGTCGTTGAAGGCACCCGGGCCAACGGCGCGGCTCCCTGGCAGCTGACATTCAACGGCGGCAATGTCGACGGCCAGACGCTAAAAGCCAGCCTGCAGCAGCTGGCAGGTGATGCCGTTGCAGTAACGCTGGATGGTCACCGCCAACGCCTGCAGGCGCGCCTGGTGGGTGATGAACGCAATCTGGTAGTGCTGTCTGATCCGGCGGGTGAAACCCGTCTGTTCTGGCGGCGTATTGATGCCATCGACCACGGCCACCATGAGGCGGAATCCACCCTGACGGCGCCTATGCATGGCACCGTCGTCACTCTGCTGGTAGAGCCCAATCAGGCGGTCGAGAAAGGCATGCCGCTGATGGTAATGGAAGCAATGAAGATGGAACACACCATGACCGCCCCGGCTGATGGCCATGTAGCGGCCTTCCACTTCAGCGCCGGTGATACGGTGGGCCAGGGTGATGTGCTGCTCGAATTTGCGGCTGACGACTGA
- a CDS encoding hydroxymethylglutaryl-CoA lyase, translated as MSLPDSVRLFEMSPRDGLQNEPGTLVPTATKIALIERLADAGMTHIEAASFVSPKWVPQMGDASDVMTGIRRKEGVVYSALTPNLKGLEGAIAANVEEVAVFSAASEAFSQKNINCSIAESLQRFEPVMARASEAGVRVRGYVSCVLGCPYEGDIDPERVAEVAKALLDLGCYEISLGDTIGVGTPLKAKRMLEAVNRQVPMGQLAAHFHDTYGQALANLYAVLEEGISVIDASTAGLGGCPYAKGASGNVATEDVLYLLEGLGINTGIDLQAVIDTGYWITAELGRTPGSRVAQATGPCHA; from the coding sequence ATGTCACTGCCTGATTCAGTCCGGCTGTTTGAAATGTCGCCCAGGGACGGGCTTCAGAACGAGCCCGGCACCCTGGTGCCCACCGCTACCAAGATTGCCCTGATTGAGCGATTGGCGGATGCGGGCATGACGCATATCGAGGCCGCCAGTTTTGTCTCGCCCAAGTGGGTGCCGCAGATGGGCGACGCCAGCGATGTAATGACGGGCATCCGGCGCAAGGAAGGCGTTGTTTACTCTGCCCTGACGCCCAACCTCAAGGGGCTTGAAGGCGCTATTGCGGCCAACGTCGAGGAAGTGGCGGTCTTTTCCGCCGCTTCTGAAGCGTTCTCACAGAAGAATATCAACTGCTCGATTGCTGAATCCCTGCAGCGCTTTGAGCCGGTCATGGCCCGCGCCAGCGAAGCGGGCGTTCGGGTTCGCGGCTATGTGTCCTGCGTATTGGGTTGCCCCTATGAGGGCGATATCGACCCGGAGCGCGTGGCAGAGGTGGCCAAGGCGTTATTGGATCTGGGCTGCTATGAAATTTCCCTGGGCGACACCATTGGCGTCGGCACACCGCTGAAAGCCAAGCGCATGCTGGAAGCGGTCAACCGCCAGGTACCGATGGGTCAGCTGGCTGCCCATTTTCATGATACCTACGGCCAGGCACTGGCCAACCTGTATGCCGTCCTCGAAGAAGGCATCAGCGTGATTGATGCCTCAACGGCAGGCCTTGGCGGTTGCCCCTACGCTAAGGGCGCCTCGGGCAACGTCGCCACAGAAGACGTTCTCTACCTGCTGGAAGGGCTGGGCATCAACACCGGCATTGATCTGCAGGCCGTGATTGATACCGGCTACTGGATTACCGCTGAACTGGGCCGCACCCCAGGTTCACGGGTAGCGCAGGCAACAGGCCCTTGCCATGCCTAG
- a CDS encoding AMP-binding protein: MAPQPSAPMLPSYTSSTAQKPLLGMTIGDKFDQIVAEYPDNDALIVLHQDIHWSYRQLQEEVNRCARALLAIGVKPGDRVAIWAPNCSEWTLTQFATAKVGAILVNINPAYRTHELEYALNQSGARFLVTADSFKSSDYRAMLMELAPELAASAEGKLKSQKLPELECVINLSADKYDGMWRWADFMEQSTNVSQTDVNDLQATLQFDDPINIQYTSGTTGFPKGATLSHHNILNNGFFVAESMGFTSDDRLVIPVPLYHCFGMVMGNLGCMTHGAAMIYPGEGFDPEAVLKAVHSQRATALYGVPTMFIAELDHPDFASFDLSTLRTGIMAGSICPAEVMRQVINKMNMKGVQIAYGMTETSPVSTQTGADDSIEKRVSTVGRTQPHLETKIVDPGNGGILPRGEIGELCTRGYSVMLKYWNNDKATHEAIDAAGWMHTGDLATMDEEGYVQIVGRIKDMVIRGGENVYPKEIEEFLYTHPAISEVQVTGVPDKKYGEELIAWVKLNGSNDDITSEDLREFCKGKITHFKIPRYFKFVDDFPMTVTGKIQKFKMREISIQELGLDDGKKD, encoded by the coding sequence ATGGCACCACAACCTTCAGCCCCCATGCTACCCAGCTACACCAGCAGCACGGCCCAAAAGCCGCTGCTGGGCATGACGATTGGCGACAAGTTTGACCAGATTGTTGCCGAGTATCCGGATAACGATGCGCTGATCGTGCTCCATCAGGATATCCACTGGAGCTATCGTCAACTACAGGAAGAGGTCAACCGCTGCGCCCGCGCTCTGCTGGCGATTGGCGTTAAACCTGGCGACCGTGTTGCCATCTGGGCGCCCAACTGCAGCGAGTGGACGCTGACCCAGTTTGCCACCGCCAAGGTGGGCGCCATTCTGGTTAACATCAACCCGGCGTACCGTACCCACGAGCTTGAATATGCGCTTAACCAGTCCGGCGCCCGTTTTCTGGTCACCGCCGACAGTTTCAAATCATCCGATTACCGCGCCATGCTGATGGAGCTGGCACCGGAACTTGCCGCCAGCGCCGAGGGTAAGCTGAAATCCCAGAAGTTGCCGGAACTGGAGTGCGTGATCAACCTCAGTGCTGACAAGTACGACGGCATGTGGCGCTGGGCTGACTTTATGGAGCAGTCAACCAACGTCAGCCAGACCGATGTGAATGACCTGCAGGCCACCCTGCAATTCGATGACCCCATCAATATCCAGTACACCTCAGGCACCACCGGCTTTCCCAAAGGGGCGACCCTTTCTCACCACAACATTCTCAACAACGGCTTTTTCGTTGCTGAAAGCATGGGCTTCACCAGTGACGACCGTCTGGTGATTCCGGTACCGCTCTACCACTGCTTTGGCATGGTGATGGGCAACCTGGGCTGTATGACCCACGGCGCCGCCATGATTTACCCCGGTGAAGGGTTTGACCCGGAAGCGGTGCTCAAGGCGGTGCATTCACAGCGCGCCACGGCCCTTTATGGAGTGCCGACCATGTTTATTGCCGAGCTCGATCATCCTGATTTCGCGAGCTTTGATCTCTCGACCCTGCGCACCGGCATTATGGCAGGCTCCATCTGCCCTGCCGAAGTCATGCGCCAAGTGATCAACAAGATGAACATGAAAGGCGTGCAGATTGCCTACGGCATGACCGAAACCAGCCCGGTCTCTACCCAGACCGGCGCCGATGACAGCATTGAGAAGCGCGTTTCCACCGTTGGCCGTACCCAGCCGCACCTGGAAACCAAGATTGTCGACCCGGGTAACGGCGGCATTCTGCCACGCGGGGAGATCGGCGAGCTGTGTACCCGCGGTTACAGCGTCATGCTCAAGTACTGGAATAACGACAAGGCCACCCATGAGGCCATCGACGCAGCCGGCTGGATGCACACCGGCGACCTGGCCACCATGGATGAAGAAGGCTATGTGCAAATTGTCGGGCGCATCAAGGATATGGTGATTCGCGGCGGTGAGAACGTCTATCCCAAGGAAATCGAGGAATTCCTGTATACCCATCCGGCGATTTCCGAGGTGCAGGTCACTGGCGTGCCGGACAAGAAATACGGCGAGGAACTGATTGCCTGGGTCAAGCTCAACGGCAGCAACGACGACATCACCAGCGAAGATCTACGGGAGTTCTGCAAGGGCAAGATCACCCACTTCAAGATTCCGCGCTACTTCAAGTTCGTGGATGACTTCCCGATGACCGTGACCGGCAAGATCCAGAAGTTCAAGATGCGCGAAATCTCCATCCAGGAACTCGGCCTGGACGATGGCAAAAAGGACTAG
- a CDS encoding class I SAM-dependent methyltransferase, translating to MTLAQHYQQHLSVDSVLGQVAEHYPDGPTFFQLAPLDQLHIGGIKASARLMGLLDSQTHPRVLDIGAGAGGLMRQAAEAGFEMLGLDITHGFNHLNQGLSQLAGLEHRAHCITADALNLPLADASMDAVLFQHSFLNMPDSAAVLNECRRVLRPDGKLVMHEVVRGHHANAMRYPVPWASDAQHSHLESADQMRQQLEQARFHIEHFIDWSDDALAWRQRQRAKETQQSRQAVLSPQLVFGERFLTMGKNLVSNLSDGAIKVVEVRATMY from the coding sequence ATGACGCTTGCCCAGCATTACCAGCAGCACCTCAGCGTTGATAGCGTGCTCGGCCAGGTGGCCGAGCACTACCCCGATGGGCCAACTTTTTTCCAGTTGGCCCCGCTGGATCAGCTGCATATCGGCGGCATCAAGGCCTCTGCCCGGCTGATGGGCCTGCTGGACTCGCAAACCCACCCCAGGGTGCTGGATATTGGTGCCGGTGCCGGTGGTCTGATGCGTCAGGCCGCTGAAGCAGGTTTCGAAATGCTCGGGCTGGATATTACCCATGGTTTTAACCATTTGAATCAGGGGCTTTCGCAGCTGGCCGGGCTTGAACATCGCGCTCACTGCATTACCGCGGATGCGCTAAACTTACCCCTGGCAGACGCCAGTATGGACGCCGTGCTGTTCCAGCACAGCTTTCTGAACATGCCGGATAGCGCTGCTGTGCTGAATGAATGCCGTCGGGTATTACGCCCTGATGGCAAGCTGGTGATGCATGAAGTCGTCCGCGGCCACCATGCAAACGCCATGCGCTACCCAGTACCCTGGGCAAGTGACGCCCAGCACTCTCACCTGGAAAGCGCCGACCAGATGCGCCAACAGCTGGAACAGGCCAGGTTTCATATCGAACATTTTATTGACTGGAGTGACGACGCCCTAGCCTGGCGCCAGCGCCAGCGGGCAAAGGAAACCCAGCAAAGCCGTCAAGCCGTATTATCCCCCCAGCTGGTCTTTGGTGAGCGCTTTTTAACCATGGGCAAGAATCTGGTCAGCAACCTGAGCGATGGCGCCATCAAGGTGGTTGAGGTACGTGCGACTATGTACTAA
- the rluF gene encoding 23S rRNA pseudouridine(2604) synthase RluF produces MSLRKSTRINKYISESGLCSRREADRFVEQGNVWINGRRATTGDQVTAGDRVKVNGQEIEPQEEEDLILIALNKPVGIVSTTEKAEKDNIVDFVQHAVRIFPIGRLDKDSQGLILLTNNGDLVNKILRANNNHEKEYTVTVNKPITDEFIEGMQNGVPILGQVTKKCRVSKESTFVFTITLVQGLNRQIRRMCEYFGYEVTQLVRTRIMNVSLKGIALGDWRDLTPKEIDTIIQLTETSQAAPDKQSPARSNKARPNAARPNAARPDYNGGAGKGPGKKAAKGKKASGKSSSGPKGNPAGKHLPKPKAAKPAAKGQPGKAGKAAGGRGKSIGGKPRRHKK; encoded by the coding sequence ATGTCATTACGAAAATCGACGCGTATTAACAAATACATCAGCGAAAGTGGTTTGTGCTCACGCCGCGAAGCCGACCGCTTTGTGGAACAGGGCAACGTCTGGATCAACGGTCGCCGCGCAACGACGGGCGATCAGGTAACGGCCGGGGATAGGGTTAAGGTCAACGGCCAGGAAATCGAGCCTCAGGAAGAAGAAGACCTGATCCTGATTGCGCTGAATAAACCGGTCGGCATCGTCAGCACCACTGAAAAGGCGGAAAAAGATAATATCGTTGATTTCGTGCAACATGCCGTGCGCATCTTTCCCATTGGGCGGCTGGACAAGGATTCCCAGGGGCTGATCTTGCTGACCAATAACGGGGATCTGGTCAATAAAATCCTGCGCGCCAATAATAATCATGAGAAAGAATATACGGTAACGGTCAACAAGCCGATTACCGATGAATTTATTGAAGGCATGCAGAACGGCGTACCGATTCTTGGCCAGGTGACTAAAAAATGCCGGGTCAGCAAGGAATCGACCTTTGTATTTACCATTACCCTGGTGCAAGGCCTGAACCGCCAGATTCGCCGTATGTGCGAGTATTTCGGCTATGAAGTGACTCAGCTGGTACGTACCCGCATCATGAATGTTTCCCTCAAGGGCATTGCCCTGGGCGACTGGCGGGATCTGACGCCCAAAGAAATTGATACCATTATCCAGCTGACTGAAACGTCTCAGGCGGCGCCTGATAAACAATCACCCGCGCGATCAAACAAGGCTCGACCGAACGCGGCCCGACCGAACGCGGCCCGACCCGACTACAACGGCGGTGCTGGTAAAGGGCCTGGCAAAAAAGCCGCTAAAGGTAAAAAGGCCTCAGGAAAGTCATCCAGCGGGCCAAAAGGCAACCCTGCGGGTAAGCACCTCCCCAAACCCAAAGCGGCTAAACCGGCTGCAAAAGGCCAGCCGGGTAAAGCGGGTAAGGCTGCTGGCGGTCGTGGTAAATCCATAGGCGGAAAGCCCAGGCGGCATAAAAAGTAA
- a CDS encoding DUF924 domain-containing protein — protein MTADVEAVLAFWFQELKPAQWFRKDLELDQQIAERFGGLHARAVTCECFEWRVSPRGRLAEIIVLDQFSRNIYRHDARAFASDAQALVLAQEAVAKGADQSLSVVERSFLYMPYMHSESLVIHRHAVQLFGQPGLERNLDSEKRHKAIIERFGRYPHRNAVLGRASSQAEVDFLNQPGSSF, from the coding sequence ATGACAGCAGACGTGGAAGCGGTGCTGGCCTTCTGGTTTCAGGAGCTGAAGCCCGCACAGTGGTTCAGGAAAGATCTGGAATTGGATCAACAGATTGCCGAGCGCTTTGGGGGTCTCCACGCTCGGGCAGTTACCTGTGAATGCTTTGAGTGGCGTGTGTCCCCCCGTGGGCGCCTAGCCGAGATTATTGTGCTGGATCAGTTCTCGCGCAATATTTATCGTCATGATGCCCGAGCCTTTGCCAGCGATGCGCAGGCTCTGGTGCTGGCCCAGGAGGCGGTCGCCAAGGGTGCTGATCAGTCGCTGTCAGTGGTCGAGCGCAGTTTTCTGTATATGCCCTATATGCACAGCGAGTCATTAGTGATTCATCGTCATGCCGTGCAGCTGTTTGGTCAGCCGGGGCTGGAAAGGAACCTTGACTCCGAAAAGCGCCATAAGGCGATTATTGAGCGTTTCGGGCGCTATCCGCACCGCAATGCCGTGCTGGGCAGAGCCTCCAGCCAGGCTGAGGTAGACTTTCTCAATCAGCCGGGTTCTTCTTTTTAA
- the ppc gene encoding phosphoenolpyruvate carboxylase, with translation MSHDLHESLRDNVRILGDSLGRTIADDLGQSFVNKIEAIRAHAKQGRQGDSLHQRELIDYLRKLPEQDLLPVTRAFNQFLNLANIAEQHYRARFRRVEDYKPGSQPVLGELLARAEKAGNSPRTLVETLANMRVELVLTAHPTEVIRRTLIQKYDAIDDCLTAIEGSDDYPERGTRAQGRLEELISQAWHTDEIRHERPTPVDEAKWGFAVIENSLWQAVPDFHRDLDNLLLETAGERLPLDAAPIRYASWMGGDRDGNPNVTAKVTREVLLLGRWMAADLYLRDLEQLKTELSMWKANSALRADVGEVAEPYRELLKRLLVRVEATRDWAKAQLDGERIDPGPIIETRDQLYAPLLTCYRSLCDVGLDTIANGALLDTLRRVAVFGVTLTKLDLRQEGSRHAQVMEELTATLGLGHYGDWNETQRQEFLLAELASQRPLIPRRWECSAETREVLDTFRVIAQEHQEALGTYIISMAAQPSDVLAVALLMKEVGGQVKLPIAPLFETLNDLDHAADVIDQLLALPGYRALTDERQEVMIGYSDSAKDAGQLAAAWAQYRAQESLVNVCEKHGVDLTLFHGRGGTVGRGGGPAHAAILSQPPGSVNGSLRVTEQGEMIRFKFGQPDIALRSMEIYACAVLEATLLPPPEPEPHWREEMNRLAEVAHAAYVGVVREDPDFVPYFRAVTPEGVLGRLPLGSRPTKRRQDGGVETLRAIPWIFAWTQIRLMLPAWLGSGEAFSRRLEEPGGREVLREMRTQWPFFGTYLDMLEMLLAKADVAIAAYYEYRLVDEPSLKALGQKLRDRFERLEEVVLDILQQEELLENTPLIRQAIDVRNPYIDPLHGLQAELLQRNRDADGAISADLSRALMVTMAGIAAGLRNTG, from the coding sequence ATGAGCCATGACCTACATGAGTCGCTGCGCGATAACGTCCGCATTCTCGGTGATAGTCTAGGCCGCACCATTGCAGACGATCTGGGCCAGTCGTTCGTCAACAAGATTGAAGCCATACGCGCCCATGCCAAGCAGGGGCGCCAGGGGGATAGCCTGCATCAGCGAGAACTGATTGACTACCTGCGCAAGCTGCCCGAGCAGGATCTGCTGCCGGTCACCCGTGCCTTCAACCAGTTTCTGAACCTGGCCAATATTGCCGAGCAGCACTACCGGGCGCGCTTTCGTCGCGTGGAAGACTACAAGCCCGGTAGCCAGCCGGTGCTGGGTGAGTTGCTGGCGCGGGCGGAAAAAGCCGGCAACTCGCCGCGCACCCTGGTGGAGACCCTGGCCAATATGCGCGTTGAGCTGGTGCTGACCGCCCACCCGACCGAGGTTATCCGCCGCACTCTGATCCAGAAATACGATGCCATTGACGACTGCCTGACTGCCATAGAAGGCAGCGACGATTATCCGGAACGCGGTACCCGTGCCCAGGGGCGCTTGGAGGAGTTGATCAGCCAGGCCTGGCATACCGATGAAATTCGCCATGAAAGGCCTACTCCTGTTGATGAAGCCAAGTGGGGTTTTGCGGTGATTGAAAACTCGCTGTGGCAGGCGGTACCGGATTTTCACCGCGACCTGGATAACCTGCTGCTGGAAACGGCCGGGGAGCGCCTGCCGCTGGATGCCGCCCCGATCCGCTACGCCTCCTGGATGGGCGGTGACCGTGACGGCAACCCCAACGTTACCGCCAAGGTGACCCGGGAAGTGCTGCTGCTTGGCCGCTGGATGGCCGCCGACCTTTATCTGCGCGACCTGGAGCAGTTGAAAACCGAACTTTCGATGTGGAAGGCCAACAGCGCCCTGAGAGCAGACGTTGGCGAGGTGGCCGAACCTTACCGTGAACTACTCAAGCGTCTGCTGGTGCGGGTTGAAGCTACCCGGGACTGGGCCAAGGCACAGTTGGATGGCGAGCGGATCGACCCTGGGCCGATCATTGAAACCCGCGACCAGCTGTATGCGCCTCTTTTAACCTGCTACCGCTCGCTGTGCGATGTCGGGCTGGATACGATTGCCAACGGTGCCTTGCTGGATACGCTACGCCGGGTGGCAGTGTTCGGCGTGACCCTGACCAAGCTCGACCTGCGTCAGGAAGGCAGCCGCCATGCTCAGGTTATGGAAGAGCTGACCGCGACCCTGGGGCTTGGCCACTATGGCGACTGGAACGAGACCCAGCGCCAGGAGTTTCTACTGGCCGAGCTGGCCTCTCAGCGGCCGCTGATTCCGCGCCGCTGGGAATGCTCGGCGGAAACCCGGGAAGTGCTGGACACTTTCAGAGTGATTGCCCAGGAGCATCAGGAAGCCTTGGGTACCTATATCATTTCCATGGCAGCTCAGCCATCGGACGTGCTGGCGGTGGCATTGCTGATGAAGGAAGTGGGGGGCCAGGTCAAGCTGCCGATTGCGCCGCTGTTTGAAACCTTGAATGACCTGGATCACGCCGCAGATGTGATTGATCAGCTGCTGGCACTGCCCGGTTACCGGGCGCTGACCGATGAGCGCCAGGAAGTCATGATCGGCTATTCAGACTCCGCCAAGGATGCCGGCCAGCTGGCGGCTGCCTGGGCGCAGTACCGCGCTCAGGAATCGCTGGTCAATGTATGTGAAAAACACGGCGTCGACCTGACCCTGTTCCACGGCCGGGGTGGCACGGTTGGACGGGGCGGCGGCCCGGCTCATGCGGCGATTCTTTCCCAGCCTCCCGGTTCGGTGAACGGCAGCCTCAGGGTGACCGAGCAGGGCGAAATGATCCGCTTCAAGTTTGGCCAACCGGATATCGCCCTGCGCTCCATGGAAATTTATGCCTGCGCGGTGCTTGAGGCGACATTATTGCCGCCGCCGGAGCCTGAACCCCACTGGCGGGAAGAAATGAATCGCCTGGCTGAAGTAGCCCATGCCGCCTATGTCGGCGTGGTGCGTGAAGACCCGGACTTTGTGCCTTATTTCCGTGCGGTCACGCCGGAAGGCGTGCTTGGCCGGTTGCCACTGGGGTCACGCCCGACCAAGCGCCGTCAGGACGGCGGAGTGGAAACCCTGCGGGCGATTCCGTGGATTTTTGCCTGGACCCAGATCCGCTTGATGCTGCCTGCTTGGTTAGGTAGTGGAGAAGCCTTTTCACGCCGTCTTGAAGAGCCGGGTGGGCGTGAGGTGCTGCGGGAAATGCGTACCCAGTGGCCTTTCTTTGGCACCTACCTGGATATGCTGGAAATGCTGCTGGCCAAGGCCGATGTGGCGATTGCTGCCTATTACGAATATCGCCTGGTTGACGAGCCTTCCCTGAAAGCGCTGGGTCAGAAACTGCGTGATCGCTTTGAGCGCCTTGAAGAGGTGGTGCTGGATATCCTTCAGCAGGAGGAACTGCTGGAGAATACCCCGTTGATTCGTCAGGCGATTGATGTGCGTAATCCTTACATCGACCCACTCCACGGCTTGCAGGCAGAGCTTCTGCAGCGTAACCGTGATGCCGATGGTGCGATCAGCGCTGACCTTTCCCGTGCCCTGATGGTCACCATGGCCGGCATAGCGGCAGGTCTGCGTAATACCGGTTGA